The genome window TTTTATGGCGCGCGCACACCGTCCCCACACAAGAGATCGACGGCCTTAAAGTTACACTGGAATAAACAGAGGATGGACCATTACGTTGTTTTTAGGAAAACTAAGAGAGTGACACTCCGGGACGAAGACATGACTGCAGAAAAACTGGGTCGCATCTTTCAGGTAGATATGTAAACTTCGCAAACTTTGCTTTCAGCAGTTTTTTTATGAACGTTATTGTTCTTCCTTACTGCGGAACGGCTAACGTTAACATTTGGTGATTTCATGTAGGCCTACTTTTACTAATACTATGTCTAGCCGTCTTCATTGTGCTAATATGTGAATTGTGCACATGTGCTAATGTGTAAATAGTTATTCATTGACTTTTACCGGCTACTAGCTAATAAGTAAGCCTTTAGAGCCTATTAACCGTGTGCACAGGAGTAACACGTTAGCAGAGCAACGTGATTTACGGAAACTTTTCTTAAACAGGTATCCGCGCATACTCTGTACATCACGGATGATTCAAACGTGGCTATGTTCCCCGGTGCGGTCTCTGGTGTTTTCAGCGCATTAGACCTTACACCCAGAGGTCACTATGAAGTCCACGGAGAAGACATGGAGTCAATTCCAACAGCAGGTTCCAGCGGGCAGCGTTTTGCATTTATGCGAGCACCAGCTGTGGCAGCGTCTGCACCTTCACGTTCACAGCAGGCTACTTCAAGTTCCCCTATGTCCTCCAAAACATTTCAGAGGTAGGATGAGTCTGTGTTCTTGAATATTAAATTACagaacaggcaaaaaaaaagaaacataaggTGCATGGATAGTTGAATTGTTAAGAATAGCAAAGCTGTTTTAGTACAATTTGCCTATAGCAATCACTGAATGGATTTGTGGCCTGCTGTCTTTTACAAGATATGTAAAattattatgttttgttttacagatCAGTGTACTTTGCAGATGTAGTTGGTGGGAGGTTGATTCCCAATAGAATGGTGGTTGTACGATTCCTGGAGTCTGAGGCTACGCTTCAAGGGATAGTAGGAAAAGTGCAAGATGCCATTGGTAATTACAACCCAATAATTTTGACAGATGCACAGGGCAATGCAATTCTGGAGTCGGAGGGCACAACAGGTGAGCCATAATATTACAGCTAAAGCCCATATCTTATGGAGAGACATGTCTTACCAGACTCTTTGTAATATTTATTGGGTAATATGGTATTGGCTTCTAAACAGgtttctttggttttgtttttcatctgtagGGTCACagtactggagacaaaatgCACGAAAAATTCTTGCTGTGCCTGAACAAGACTTTAATTGCCTCCAGggaacaaagaggaagaaactgaggtatgtgaataaatatgtatatactATAGGATGAACATCAATATAGAAGaattaatttgatttaaatcCTATAATAGCAGTAAGACATCACTACATAAATCATCATCTATCAGTAAGTGATGTGATGTTTCTTTAAGCCAGTAAGTAGCTTTGACATCTGATTATCCATTTTTATTTGTAGCAGCCGTAAAGATGATGACAGTGCCAGTTTGGGAGAAGTGAGTGACAAAATAGAAGAGTTGGTGTTGGCATCTCAAAGTCTGCCAGCTGTCACAGCAGCAATCAAAGAGCTCACTGATCTTGCAGTTGCCCAGAAAGTCACAACCCCAAGCTGCAGACACTCAAGGAGGGATTTAGCTGCGTGGTTTGTATGAGTATGTTCAAATGTTGCTTAGTAAATACATTACATCTACActaacattttaattacaattaaaacaatGTCAAACCACATTCAATCATTACTTtggacaaacatttttttaccaAACATAGGCTCTTTATTCAGCAGTGTCCATTTAAATACTTAGGCACAGACAATCAAGATGCAGGTCTACTGTAACATAACATTCAAAAGTTTACATGCACATTTAATTTGGGTTCTCCTTGCAATCTTGACTATGAAAGTATAGCTTTTCAAATTGATTACAATGTCAGTATGGGTGACGGTACACTGTTCACAGTAATGTAAAACTAAAAAGTTCACATTTAAAATGGGACTGTAGTTGCATATATTGAATCAAGTACCTgtaactttttcatttttcttgcttGCTAATTGAGAAAATGTACTGATTTTGCCCCTCATCAATTATAGACAAAAATATAGACAGGGACTTTCTCAGAACAGCGTGAACAAGAGTAATTACAGAATAACCAAAAATATTCTGCATGCTGTCTGTAAATTTATGTCAAGACTGACTTTGAACCTATAGTTTGAACTAAATTCAACATAAATGGATAACAGTCTCACTTATCTGATTTACTTTTGCAGACATCATTGAGGATCCAGTGTTCTCACTGTGCTGCAGAAGCATTATTGGCTGCAAGACATGTGTGGAACAGTGGCAAGAGACatcacagcactgtgcaaaatgcAGGGAGAGTAACAACGGAGTTCTACAAATTACTGGTCTAACAGCTGCATTTTCTGTATTGAAATCTTTTTTTGCAGAGGAGTAATGTAGTGTGTACACACAAATGTTTACagtcagttgattttttttttgtctgttctgTACAGTTTACAGATGCAGTGGTTCATACATTTCTCTGAGTTATGTTTATGAGACAGAGCAGAGCTTCTTTGTATGGCATAAAGTCACCATTTAcggctctaaaaaacaaatgtgaaataTCAGGatatttttctgcaaaatgactcTCTGTTCTAAGTTTGTCCTGTTCGGTTGTGAAGGGATCAACTCCAAAAGTCGAATATTCTTTGAGTGCAGATCCCAAGTGCTGCCTGTAAAGGTCTGCTGCTTCAAGTGCATTTGGCAAGAGCTCTGGAGAAATTCTTCTTTTACACCCATGTTCTGCAAAGTGATTTGGTATGCCTTTTCCTGTAAAAAATAGAGGaggtgtttaaatgttcattatcAGGGTTGTAAGcaatctgactttttttttttttttttttcctgggatTCTATGAGCATTCCATGATTCTACCACACTTGCAAGACCAATGTTACACAGCTGACAGGTTAGATTGGACACACAGTATCGCACAAGGTTATCCTCCATATCTATCTCCTCCTGGTCCATCAGCTGGAGTAGGGCAGTTTTTAGTGGGTAGTTGACACGGTTGTTGATTTCAGGCCAAATCCTTTCAACTGTGTGGTTCTAAAAGAgttaaaagaaacatgtctTAAATGTACGTAGTAGTACACGTAATAGTATAAGAATTTCAGCTGATGTTAATGGTACTTAAATCTTACTCTTGTGGATGAGGTCTGTAAATAAGGCAGTCTCTCCTGATTGAAGCGATGATGTGACAGCATCTCTTGCATGAACAGTGTTAAATAAAATTCCTTTCCATGGTCTACTCGCACCTGGTCCCACATACCATAGGTGATCACTGCAGGTCTGgtacaggaaaaataaagaacatttattAACTATTTTGCTTTAAGACCAGCAAAGGTGTTATTATTTTGAATGTattcattcatgttttttttgggTAATATTTTAGTTGTAGTAGGACAACATATATTTCTTAAGTTTCTTTGCAATGTCACTGTCATGCTCAGACTTTAGATGTATGTCAGAACAATTGAAAGATATGTGGAAATCCAAGAACCTTGTTCCATTCATAAATGAACACTGATTAATTGCAATAAAGTAGTTAAATGATTCATGtgcaattccattttatttatttttacattaataGAAAATGTTGATCAAAATGTTTGGTAAGTTCTTAATATATTATATTCAGGAACATAACCAGACCCATCTGTTGCATGTCtaatttaaattcaaatattGTAAATTTGGGTGCAGCTCATGTCCAATATGACTAACATGTCCATCAAAACACTTAAGATGAAATAAATGGTTTGAGAGGTTGTATTACCTGAAAACATATTCATAGATGCTCAAGTTGTTTTTGATTGGCATTGTGGAATGACTCACAATCTTTTTACTGAATCCATCTACAGCTAAAACATGGGTGACTCCAAACATTACAAGTTTCTCGTTTTGGTCCAGGTGAACCTTGTGCCCCATGCATTCAGCATGGTACGGTGTGGGATTAAGATTCCGAGCTCCCttacaaaaaaatcacaaaaaaaatgaCAGCTGACTGGATAAAGGCAGATTTGATCATACGTTTGAGGAAGAGTCAAGTAACTGTTAAAGCAGGGCGTACATCTGTTAAACAGAATTAGGCCCTACCATTACATGATGTATATCACAAATATGACAAAGAACATTGGAATACAGTTCTAGTGGAAGATTAAATAACATAGGCTACCTGGCGTCTTGCTTCATGATAAGGTTGATGCACCTCTCTTAAAATTGACCCAATTCGTCCCTCTGCAGCATGTACCCCTTTTGTGGACAGATAGCCCTTCATCATTTTGCGGCCATATGTTGGGCCcacctgtttaaaataaaagatcATGCTACTACTAGAACAACAAATGTAAAGTAGCTTATTCTGAAAGCAAATGTGTAAAGCTAAAGTATTGTGCTAATTAACTGTACAAATACCAGTGagagacatctttaaaataactAACGTTACCCACACCCGCAAGACGCTAAAACGCGCGGGCGCGCACACAGTCTAGACTAACCCCCTTACAACCCAGTTAAGACAACCATACACAGTCATAAGGTGAAGGAAGAAAGTACCTTACCTCATTTATAGCTTGTGTCACCTCAAGCTCCAACCGTGTGTCCGAGAGTCGACAGCTAGTGATTTGCTCAGCACAAAACTTTCTAACATTTCTCGCAGAAAATCCTCTCACTTCCCCGTGTTCATATGACAGACGCTCTGATATAATTTCCGATGACAGGCCTTGTTTTGCCATCTCCATGATCACGTCTGAGTATTTTTCCAACGTCATGATGTCCACACTACAGTGTTTGCCATAAGTTTGCGCATCACTTGTACAGGTTGTTGACCTACTAAAACTTCCGGttcagacaaaataaataaagggccCTTTCTCGTTCTTTTTTCTTGGGTTTTTCGTTTCTGATGTGCGaaaggacaaaatgaaaaaaacaattgtTTTACGTTTTTCATTTTAGCTTTTTAAGTTGAGAATTAAATAAgtgtctcattttcttttttaaattatacttTCTGAAACGAAACTTCAAATACCGAACCTTGTGCCTCTTTTCTGCCgaaattcttctgattcacctcttttctgcaaaattttaagccttttcagctcttatcagcacaattctcagcagcttctgctcatttcagcagaattgtcagtctgtccacctcttctctgtgagaatgtgtttggggcagtgagatgagtagctgctttgagcctgctagggccaggttcgaatcctgctcagggcaacattttgttttcaccaccatacagctttttgcagtacctctgattggtgaaaatgagcagaaccaggttgttctttcatttcatttctttatttatttcacacatggttcaacagtgtttctttttctacatacagaacattctgcctcttttcagcagaaattctgctcattcacctcatctcttgtgttggagtgccctcttgtggcgccttttgggtagtgccttagtaaacgtgaacactgcaaagaagtggtatcagactggtttgtagtggaggaatttgttgccagtttctttcatctttaatccgtattcatgttgtaatgtagtagtaccacaatatggcagaaacactatgttttggcacaaatactttgatttggtatactttagcttcttcagcttcttcacccctttttagcaaaattttcatttttttcaccccttttcagcacaaattccagcttttttggctgtattcagaaaaaagacaactcttttgagcagaaactctgctgattcatctcttttcagtgcaagtttctgcttctttgcctcttttctgcagaaattctgctgattcacctcttttctgcaaaattttcagccttttcacctcttatcagcttctgctcatttcagcagaattgtccgtctctccacctcttctttgtaagagtgactttggctcagggaaatgaatagccacctttgagcagaaattctgctgattcatctcttttcagcgcaacttattgcttctttacctcttttctgcagaaattctgttgatttacctcttttctgcaaaattttcagccttttcacctcttctcagcacaattctcagcagcttctgctcattttagcagaattgtcggtctctcctcctcttcttgagagaatgagtttagctcagtgagatgagtagctgcctcgagaccaggagggccaggttcgaatcctgctcagggtgacatgtgtttttttcaccaccatgcaacttttcagctttttcagcttttcagcagacagcttcaacgttagggcatccacacagcattttcgcaggaaatgcaaattttctagttgtgtggatgccctaaagggcttccacactattgttttcctgtttctctttattctttattattgtgtggatgccctcaagggcttccacactattgttttcctgtttctctttcttctttattattattcccctagttgcttccgtacactttttggcacttatctactccctcagttttcagccgattttctccgttcaaactctaaactgttctgctctttctgctaatgccggctatgacttttggtgtttattactgttatactttttaaaatattacacttttttcctttaatttgtcccattgaaatgaatgggaaacttccacaattctgctaaaacttgcttgtttttgaaacttaactactttgtcatactttcacctagaaactccattcaaactttaaaatgttctcagactattgggctattcctgaatgattcagctttttcagatcttctaccgttttaattttatacctctttaagttttcagttgcaaaattgtgatttttcagaaaatacatgcgttgctatggttgctatgcaattaagtcagagtgagtgctggtccgttctgaattttctcttcatgtctaaacaacttcttgctactgactcaatttccactcaacccccacaaattatacatcaaaacgtaggtatttttgctggctttcagacaatgtcactatctttattgtgagatttaccgtttttttgcaatttgcctcggagtgacacaaggtctcaatactccccattcaaagtctatggggaggttttgaaattcagagctgaaattctgtaacgggaggcatttaaaatcgccatatcctctttaacaaagcaaagttaggacatgaggcttgtgccaatatatcttcagacactgctgacactcacagtggaagcagtttttacaattatcttaccgttgagcaatgaattacgtttgtttgaggggtggaaatctgtccttctctcagtcttcaaactctggaaatgaagccgtttcttctctcgtcatatctccgcgacggaggtagaacgagctatgaaaatcgcagtcaaaatacaccaaagtccgctgattcacccagtacaagaattatgctgctagccctcctagtttttgagttacacgacgttttgtaactccaaaaaacggcgtttttcgcctct of Oreochromis niloticus isolate F11D_XX unplaced genomic scaffold, O_niloticus_UMD_NMBU tig00008150_pilon, whole genome shotgun sequence contains these proteins:
- the LOC109199164 gene encoding uncharacterized protein LOC109199164; translated protein: MTLEKYSDVIMEMAKQGLSSEIISERLSYEHGEVRGFSARNVRKFCAEQITSCRLSDTRLELEVTQAINEVGPTYGRKMMKGYLSTKGVHAAEGRIGSILREVHQPYHEARRQGARNLNPTPYHAECMGHKVHLDQNEKLVMFGVTHVLAVDGFSKKIVSHSTMPIKNNLSIYEYVFRPAVITYGMWDQVRVDHGKEFYLTLFMQEMLSHHRFNQERLPYLQTSSTRNHTVERIWPEINNRVNYPLKTALLQLMDQEEIDMEDNLVRYCVSNLTCQLCNIGLASVVESWNAHRIPGKGIPNHFAEHGCKRRISPELLPNALEAADLYRQHLGSALKEYSTFGVDPFTTEQDKLRTESHFAEKYPDISHLFFRAVNGDFMPYKEALLCLINITQRNV